In Besnoitia besnoiti strain Bb-Ger1 chromosome IX, whole genome shotgun sequence, a single genomic region encodes these proteins:
- a CDS encoding hypothetical protein (encoded by transcript BESB_011940): MEPRPPGTFTPDSEGDGYRNGAEFTWDGLSAVCGSPPPFPSCQSPSSMTAGKRPAGKASARLRDLFMSLLQQKPPVWGVQEGHGTRWLGVPWDCCSAASSCVDTASSWRCCESETDAPAPGELCYSGEANCRGRRAGRVAPGHPPRALHAHEPQRRPRSGPWRHAVYSDARSQHCEGGPLDSAEKATAPRACRAETLPPSRSLDGLSAVRHLRRLAELEQEAEAATFSQLERIAASLAFSGRPSIAAARRSECWHGPMSEEPEARGGKGDSPGNRASVYSLAASPASQPDAVQSSNVAFLALSPPERRRSPRVAPCPMQREESSAAPGEDEVPQPSAGTKAARGEEPSTSSAGDGGATGLLVSTSGTCCAAGRELDLANPLPARVGQADAGAETAAESCAAGLPAKARRQASRLCSEALQLGDCGRAGGRAQGTRRCAQRPHDEMARSLSQQEGLRMSLLPAAAETNFADRPFTFEADPDGWAALSRARRCLRRRGVPLEALESNTATLPGMLSLLVTPKGLAAPCVVPDALLQAAPVPSWLLWWLCGRRAAEAARPEGRGGGSLSHAARVTQSAAGCDRSQRLRKDCGTAAVDPGGAVASRKRAAEAPRGLQELRRLVRKPAPPRANCSASKVCHDHALSSGDESVPKSLLAGYQTLAAHDAAPHGSGESGERGRVREDGVSPQSPDRSLTCEHVAADAPSVDCSRPVRRGSAAQVCSAPSQDRASAPEVDYSAAAGGVPALVGDFDYCREGACAEESSVASSGFASQAADVADAFAFSSLEGALLATSRHTAEAWSACSPAGSPLTGGPSESKNKRSRPATERGTPSRRGPVPRAARDNEVPRRRACSGFAGLWTEGTATPSRDEGSDSCLDKFSPRSRPVFIELCTARASACAHGTPLRRSAPASRVCTPAKRLFDSGETRSLRRLHPGRTPRASSRCKCRFASDLPASASPRSRTRMVVASAVGSPAYPPLEVLTMSPPTSSCAPRRRRTHLAAGQEANPSKGLAPECRELPTSAACSPTRLVDHPGEAAESRLQGARGEENRDRKGGRAREMEDMRRGDDTHCGRTARGAASSGADSSNCEALGSASTAHALTAVDQTPSASGQERHLCKSSVNGENYMSNNTSGCRIKVELPLIDASKLQGGRSEQLQLRSQKMAFVPGSSWSTARSRGRDLPRALVSAPSTPQGRVRLMLLLEAASATPLGLHRRMRRRGQHAVQNPGCREKKEASVMSNAYGKLWPSGEFLAMSQA; the protein is encoded by the exons ATGGAGCCGAGGCCGCCTGGTACCTTCACTCCTGACAGCGAAGGGGATGGATACCGTAACGGCGCGGAGTTCACCTGGGACGGGCTTTCTGCAGTGTGCGGTTCGCCCCCGCCGTTTCCTTCATGTCAGTCTCCCTCTTCTATGACTGCTGGCAAGCGGCCTGCTGGGAAGGCCTCTGCCCGGCTCAGGGATCTCTTCATGTCTCTGCTCCAGCAGAAGCCCCCAGTCTGGGGCGTGCAGGAAGGGCACGGTACGCGTTGGCTCGGAGTGCCGTGGGACTGTtgcagcgcggcctcctcttgCGTCGACACCGCTTCCTCGTGGCGTTGTTGCGAGTccgagacagacgcgccagcgcctggtGAGCTCTGTTACAGCGGAGAAGCGAACTGCCGTggtcggcgcgcggggcgTGTTGCGCCTGGTCACCCGCCGAGGGCCCTGCATGCTCacgagccgcagcggaggccgcgtTCGGGGCCGTGGCGCCACGCAGTGTACTCTGACGCTCGGAGCCAGCATTGTGAGGGCGGGCCGCTGGACAGTGCAGaaaaggcgacagcgccgcgtgcATGTCGCGCAGAAACTCTCCCGCCTTCGCGTTCCTTAGACGGGCTGTCCGCCGTGAGgcatctgcgtcgtctggcggagctcgagcaagaggcagaagcggcCACGTTCTCGCAGCTGGAACGAATCGCTGCTTCGCTGGCTTTCTCAGGGCGTCCCTCCATTGCGGCGGCACGGCGAAGCGAATGCTGGCACGGACCTATGAGCGAGGAGCctgaggcgagaggaggcaaaGGAGACAGCCCCGGAAACAGAGCGTCTGTGTACTCTcttgccgcgtcgcccgcctcgcagccAGACGCAGTGCAGAGCTCCAACGTAGCTTTCTTggccctgtctcctccggaAAGAAGGCGCAGTCCCCGCGTGGCTCCCTGTCCGATGCAGCGCGAGGAAAGCAGCGCCGCACCGGGTGAAGACGAAGTGCCGCAGCCCAGCGCagggacgaaggcggcgcggggcgaggagCCAAGCACATCTTCCGCGGGGGATGGAGGCGCGACCGGCCTTCTCGTCTCCACCTCCGGAACCTGttgcgctgcaggccgcgaacTCGATCTCGCAAACCCGCTTCCCGCACGGGTCGgacaggcagacgcaggcgcagagacagcggccgAGTCATGTGCTGCAGGGCTcccagcgaaggcgcgacggcAGGCAAGCCGACTGTGTtctgaggcgctgcagcttggGGACTGCGGTCGGGCTGGGGGCCGTGCTCAGGGCACGAGGCGCTGTGCGCAAAGGCCACATGACGAGATGGCCAGGAGCCTGTCACAACAAGAGGGGCTGCGCATGTCTCTACTTCCAGCTGCAGCCGAGACTAACTTTGCGGACCGGCCGTTCACGTTCGAGGCAGATCCAGATGGGtgggcggcgctctcgcgggcgcgccgctgcttgcgccgccgaggcgtccCGCTCGAGGCTTTGGAGAGCAACACGGCGACTCTGCCGGGGatgctgtctctcctcgtgACACCGAAGGGGCTAGCGGCGCCGTGTGTGGTGCCTGACGCGCTTCTTCAAGCGGCTCCAGTGCCCTCGTGGCTCCTGTGGTGGTTGTGTGGCCGCCgggccgcagaggctgcgcggcctgaGGGGCGGGGCGGTGGGTCGTTAAGCCATGCAGCGCGGGTTACGCAATCGGCGGCAGGCTGCGACAGGAGCCAACGGCTCCGCAAGGACTGCGGGACTGCTGCTGTCGACCCGGGAGGCGCAGTTGCGTCGCGGAAACGAGCGGCTGAGGCCCCGCGCGGACTGCAGGAACTGAGGAGGTTGGTTAGAAAACCGGCGCCACCACGCGCGAACTGCAGTGCCTCGAAGGTTTGCCACGACCACGCGTTGTCATCGGGAGATGAGTCGGTTCCGAAGTCCCTCCTCGCTGGCTATCAAACCCTCGCTGCGCATGATGCGGCCCCGCAtggaagcggagagagcggcgaacgTGGCAGGGTACGAGAGGATGGAGTGTCTCCGCAAAGCCCCGACCGGAGTCTGACTTGCGAGCATGTtgctgcggacgcgccaTCCGTGGATTGTAGTCGTCCAGTgaggcgcggctcggcggctcAAGTCTGCAGCGCTCCATCGCAGGACCGTGCAAGCGCCCCAGAAGTCGATTAttcggcagcagcaggcggcgttCCGGCGTTAGTCGGCGATTTCGATTATTGTCGTGAAGGGGCCTGCGCCGAAGAGAGCAGCGTGGCATCCTCTGGCTTTGCCTCGCAAGCAGCAGACGTGGCTGATGCGTTCGCGTTCTCCTCCCTGGAAGGAGCTCTGCTCGCGACCTCTAGGCACACTGCGGAGGCCTGGTCGGCATGCTCGCCTGCAGGAAGCCCTTTAACTGGGGGTCCCTCAGAAAGCAAAAACAAACGCTCGCGTCCTGCCACCGAGAGAGGAACGCCAAGCCGTCGGGGACCAGTTCCACGTGCTGCTCGAGACAACGAAGTGCCGCGTCGAAGAGCTTGCTCAGGTTTTGCGGGCCTCTGGACCGAAGGCACCGCTACGCCTTCAAGAGATGAGGGTAGCGATTCCTGTCTGGACAAGTTCAGCCCCCGCTCTCGCCCTGTGTTCATTGAGCTTTGCACGGCTCgagcgtctgcatgcgcgcatgGAACTCCGCTTCGCAGAAGTGCGCCGGCCTCACGCGTCTGCACTCCGGCGAAGCGGCTCTTCGACTCCGGCGAGACTCGTTCGCTTCGAAGACTCCATCCAGGTCGGACTCCCAGAGCAAGCTCACGCTGCAAATGCAGATTCGCTTCCGATTtgccggcctccgcgtctccccgcTCCCGCACACGAATGGTGGTGGCCTCGGCGGTTGGTTCGCCGGCATATCCTCCGCTGGAGGTCCTGACCATGTCGCCTCCAACTTCGAGTTGCgcaccgcggcggaggaggacccACTTAGCCGCGGGCCAAGAGGCAAACCCCTCGAAGGGCCTGGCGCCTGAATGCCGAGAGCTGCCGACGAGTGCGGCCTGCAGCCCGACGCGGCTGGTAGACCATCCGGGAGAGGCAGCTGAATCACGGttgcagggcgcgcgcggggaaGAGAACAGGGACAGGAAAGGAGGCAGGGCACGCGAGATGGAGGACATGCGGCGCGGAGATGACACGCACTGCGGGCGAACAGCCCGTGGTGCGGCTTCTTCTGGTGCGGACTCGAGCAACTGCGAAGCGCTGGGCTCGGCGAGCACAGCTCATGCGTTGACTGCTGTAGATCAAACGCCTTCGGCCTCAGGACAGGAACGGCACTTGTGTAAGAGTTCTGTCAATGGCGAAAACTACATGTCCAACAATACAAGCGGCTGTCGCATCAAGGTTGAATTGCCTTTGATCGATGCCTCGAAACTTCAGggaggacgcagcgagcAACTCCAGCTCCGGAGTCAAAAAATGGCGTTTGTGCCCGGGTC GAGTTGGTCGACAGCTCGCTCAAGAGGCCGCGATTTGCCTCGGGCGCTCGTCAGCGCTCCCAGCACGCCTCAAGGACGCGTGCGATTGATGCTGCTGTtggaggccgccagcgccactCCACTGGGGCTGCACCGCCGgatgcggcgcagaggccaaCATGCGGTGCAGAATCCGGGCtgcagggagaagaaagaagcgtCAGTCATGTCAAACGCGTATGGCAAGCTATGGCCAAGCGGGGAGTTCTTGGCGATGAGCCAGGCCTAG